One Phycisphaeraceae bacterium genomic region harbors:
- a CDS encoding leucyl aminopeptidase, which translates to MYRRIAHAPSRPGNAFAIALFEKPAALPTGYVALDRKSGGVISAAIKRAEFSAARGNLTTLYGADDPNQRIFVLGLGEREKFNPEVLRIGVAKLVRAAFAAKIERLELQILVGLEGKLDPDPAGRAIGDALAIANFDFDAFRGTAGKSNDVKAPPAKPLELMVSTERTAADGLERGLRIGESVNLARTLAATPPNVAHPQYIVNFAKEMAREVGLQCTIIDAEKAKSLKMGGLLAVGAAGSRPPAMIVLEWKGQGSKSKAQSDKNRGRETAHGNKPAAMGPLLLVGKAITFDTGGVSIKPAENMDKMKYDKCGGMAVLGAMHAIARLKIPQPVVGIVPVAENMLGENAYRPGDILTHHNGVTSEILNTDAEGRLILADALAYGTKTYQPRAVIDLATLTGACVVALGTVCAGAFCGNQAFRSHLFDAAEYTGERLWHMPLWDEHRQQIKGTHGDILNAGGREAGACTAAAFLSFFIEPDGPRKLPDLPWCHLDIAGVADVKADSSLFLKGPTGFGVRLLVRAIETLDMLQPRRGTLPTVGA; encoded by the coding sequence ATGTATCGTCGTATCGCGCACGCACCATCTCGGCCAGGTAACGCCTTCGCCATTGCACTGTTTGAAAAACCTGCCGCACTGCCGACCGGCTATGTTGCGCTGGATCGCAAAAGCGGCGGCGTGATCAGTGCTGCGATCAAACGCGCCGAGTTCAGTGCGGCGCGCGGTAACCTCACCACGCTCTACGGTGCTGACGATCCTAATCAGCGCATCTTCGTCCTGGGTCTGGGTGAGAGAGAAAAGTTCAATCCTGAAGTGCTGCGCATCGGTGTGGCGAAACTGGTCCGCGCCGCCTTTGCCGCCAAAATTGAACGACTCGAATTGCAGATTCTTGTCGGACTCGAAGGCAAGCTCGATCCTGATCCCGCCGGTCGCGCCATCGGTGATGCGCTGGCGATCGCCAATTTCGACTTCGATGCCTTCCGCGGCACAGCAGGCAAGAGTAACGACGTCAAGGCGCCGCCCGCCAAGCCGCTCGAACTGATGGTCAGCACGGAACGAACCGCCGCCGACGGTCTGGAGCGCGGTCTGCGCATCGGTGAATCGGTCAACCTCGCCCGCACGCTGGCCGCCACGCCGCCGAATGTCGCCCATCCGCAGTACATCGTGAACTTTGCAAAGGAGATGGCGCGGGAGGTCGGCCTGCAATGCACGATCATTGATGCCGAGAAAGCCAAGTCGCTGAAGATGGGCGGTCTGCTGGCGGTCGGTGCCGCCGGCTCGCGTCCGCCGGCGATGATCGTCCTGGAATGGAAGGGACAGGGATCAAAGTCCAAGGCTCAGTCGGACAAAAACCGCGGCCGCGAAACCGCGCACGGCAACAAGCCCGCGGCGATGGGGCCTCTCCTGCTGGTCGGCAAGGCCATCACCTTTGACACCGGCGGCGTGTCCATCAAGCCGGCGGAAAACATGGACAAAATGAAGTACGACAAGTGCGGGGGCATGGCGGTGCTGGGCGCCATGCACGCGATCGCGCGGCTGAAGATTCCTCAGCCGGTCGTCGGCATCGTCCCCGTCGCCGAAAACATGCTCGGTGAAAATGCCTACCGTCCGGGCGACATCCTCACGCATCACAACGGCGTGACCAGTGAAATCCTCAACACCGACGCCGAGGGCAGGCTCATCCTCGCCGACGCTCTGGCGTACGGCACGAAGACCTACCAGCCGCGCGCGGTGATCGATCTGGCGACGCTCACCGGAGCCTGCGTCGTCGCGCTGGGGACGGTTTGCGCCGGTGCGTTCTGCGGCAATCAGGCTTTCCGCAGCCACCTCTTTGACGCGGCGGAATACACCGGCGAGCGACTCTGGCACATGCCGCTCTGGGACGAGCATCGGCAACAGATCAAGGGAACACACGGCGACATCCTCAACGCAGGCGGCCGCGAAGCCGGCGCGTGTACCGCAGCAGCGTTCCTTTCGTTCTTCATCGAACCCGACGGACCACGGAAACTCCCCGACCTGCCCTGGTGCCATCTCGACATCGCCGGTGTCGCCGATGTCAAAGCGGACAGCAGCCTGTTTCTCAAAGGTCCGACCGGCTTCGGTGTGCGCCTGCTCGTGCGGGCGATCGAGACACTCGACATGCTCCAGCCGCGACGCGGCACCTTGCCGACCGTCGGCGCGTAA
- a CDS encoding VacB/RNase II family 3'-5' exoribonuclease produces the protein MDRFTRRILDHLSDQRYRPRQLAELAADLSIDAPERDEFRRSVEHLIENGQVVLSTSNAVVLPPPGREMTGGFRLNERGFGFIVPDSPTEHGDLFVPQGNTNGAMTGDRVRARVIHAGNRGAGKSPYLGQVVDIIQRAEKRYVGNLAKRGSGYVVEIDGRVFSQPVIVRDPHSHNAKIGDKVVVELLEYPTETAPAEGVITQVLGEQGEPEVETLAVMHAYGLHEAFPPQVLQDARAAAQGFHDGIVPPERENFTQEFVCTIDPPDAKDFDDAISIRRLDGGDEPSRRGHAFERGAETGSAAWELAIHIADVSHFVKLDSALDTEARQRGNSAYLPRKVVPMLPELLSNGVCSLQEGVHRFCKSAIVRYDRLGQVVGARFANTVIRSAKRLTYLEAQALIDGDIREARRHARTEPKYSSQLIDTLKLMNELAHVIQQRRDREGMIVLGLPEVELVFDDSGRVVDAKPTDDAYTHKLIEMFMVEANEAVARLFDSLRVPMIRRIHPDPDAHDITELRQFARVAGYNIPNRPSRKELQQLLNAVRGKPAQHAVHLAVLKTLSKAEYSPLPIGHFALASRHYTHFTSPIRRYPDLVVHRGLDAYFEASRSAASRSAERSRQKSRQVSEAKIGDLMRNDPRCPDEKALTELGRHCSATERNAEAAEDALRTYLVLDLLSQQLGEDYQGTVSGVTAGGVFVQIDHYLVEGFVKLDDLPGLPDDRWRMNRNTGALVAQRSGKSITIGDRFVVRIARVNPQSRQMDLVVISDPARKTKTQQAGKPRRTQPPGAKKSHQQAQRFKMRKKRGRHHGRR, from the coding sequence ATGGATCGGTTCACCCGACGCATCCTCGATCATCTGTCCGATCAGCGTTACCGTCCGCGGCAGTTGGCGGAGCTGGCAGCCGATCTGTCCATCGACGCCCCGGAGCGCGATGAGTTTCGCCGCAGCGTCGAGCATCTCATCGAAAACGGTCAGGTGGTTCTGAGCACGAGCAACGCGGTCGTGCTGCCTCCGCCGGGACGCGAGATGACCGGCGGGTTTCGTCTCAACGAGCGGGGCTTCGGTTTCATCGTGCCCGACTCGCCGACCGAGCACGGCGACCTGTTCGTGCCTCAGGGCAACACCAACGGAGCGATGACCGGCGACCGCGTGCGCGCGCGGGTGATCCACGCGGGAAATCGCGGCGCGGGCAAGTCGCCTTATCTGGGTCAGGTCGTGGACATCATCCAGCGTGCCGAGAAACGCTATGTCGGCAATCTCGCCAAACGCGGCTCCGGCTACGTCGTCGAGATCGACGGCCGCGTCTTCAGCCAGCCGGTGATCGTCCGCGATCCTCATTCCCACAACGCCAAGATCGGCGACAAGGTCGTTGTCGAGTTGCTCGAATACCCGACAGAAACCGCGCCGGCGGAAGGAGTCATCACCCAGGTGCTCGGCGAGCAGGGCGAGCCGGAAGTCGAGACGCTGGCAGTGATGCACGCCTACGGTCTGCACGAGGCGTTTCCGCCTCAGGTTCTCCAGGATGCGCGCGCCGCGGCGCAGGGATTTCACGACGGCATCGTGCCGCCGGAGCGCGAGAATTTCACGCAGGAGTTTGTCTGCACGATCGACCCGCCTGATGCGAAGGACTTTGACGACGCGATCAGTATCCGCCGGCTCGACGGCGGCGATGAACCATCCCGCCGGGGGCACGCCTTCGAGCGCGGCGCGGAGACCGGCTCGGCAGCGTGGGAGCTGGCGATCCACATCGCCGACGTTTCACACTTCGTCAAGCTCGACAGCGCGCTCGATACCGAGGCGAGGCAGCGCGGAAACTCCGCCTACCTGCCGCGCAAGGTCGTGCCCATGCTCCCCGAACTGCTCTCCAACGGCGTCTGCTCGCTCCAGGAGGGCGTCCACCGTTTCTGCAAAAGCGCGATTGTCCGTTACGACCGCCTCGGTCAGGTCGTCGGCGCACGCTTTGCCAACACCGTCATCCGTTCCGCCAAGCGATTGACCTATCTCGAAGCGCAGGCATTGATCGACGGCGACATTCGCGAGGCTCGTCGTCACGCGCGCACCGAGCCGAAGTATTCCTCCCAGCTCATCGACACGCTCAAGCTGATGAACGAGCTGGCCCATGTGATCCAGCAGCGGCGCGACCGTGAAGGCATGATCGTGCTCGGACTGCCCGAGGTGGAGCTGGTCTTTGATGACTCAGGCCGCGTCGTCGATGCCAAGCCCACCGATGACGCTTACACGCACAAGCTCATCGAGATGTTCATGGTCGAAGCGAACGAAGCCGTCGCGCGGCTGTTCGATTCGCTGCGCGTGCCGATGATCCGCCGCATCCATCCTGATCCTGATGCGCACGACATCACGGAGCTGCGGCAGTTTGCGCGGGTGGCGGGATACAACATTCCCAACCGCCCCAGCCGCAAGGAACTTCAGCAGTTGCTCAACGCGGTTCGCGGCAAGCCCGCGCAGCACGCCGTCCACCTGGCGGTGCTCAAGACGCTCTCCAAGGCGGAATACTCGCCGCTGCCGATCGGACACTTCGCGCTGGCGAGCCGGCACTACACGCACTTCACCAGCCCGATCCGCCGCTACCCCGACCTCGTCGTGCATCGAGGATTGGACGCCTATTTCGAGGCGTCGCGGTCGGCGGCGTCACGCTCCGCCGAGCGATCACGGCAGAAGTCGCGGCAGGTTTCGGAAGCGAAGATCGGCGACCTGATGCGCAACGACCCGCGCTGCCCGGATGAAAAAGCGCTCACCGAGCTTGGACGCCACTGCTCCGCCACCGAGCGCAACGCCGAGGCCGCCGAAGACGCGCTGCGAACCTATCTCGTGCTCGACTTGCTCAGCCAGCAGCTTGGTGAGGATTATCAGGGCACGGTTTCCGGCGTGACCGCAGGCGGCGTCTTTGTGCAGATCGATCACTATCTCGTCGAAGGATTCGTCAAACTCGACGACCTGCCCGGCCTGCCTGACGACCGCTGGCGCATGAACCGTAACACCGGCGCACTGGTCGCACAACGCAGCGGAAAGTCCATCACCATCGGCGACCGCTTCGTCGTCCGCATCGCGCGCGTCAATCCTCAGAGCCGCCAGATGGATCTGGTCGTCATCAGCGATCCGGCTCGAAAAACCAAGACGCAACAGGCCGGCAAGCCCAGACGCACGCAGCCGCCGGGCGCGAAGAAATCGCACCAGCAGGCGCAGCGGTTCAAGATGAGAAAAAAACGCGGCCGTCATCACGGACGGCGCTGA
- a CDS encoding sigma 54-interacting transcriptional regulator has translation MDRAEQELDILERISQILGDGLELNQVFQRVMTLLSERLSVQHASLVLWDEASDQLRIVAAVGLSPEEIARGRYAPGEGVTGRVMLTGQPQIIPDISLEPGFLNRTGSRVMMTEGGVKAGEDRWWGEEGKKDSRSVLQAGSSRSSSTALSSRQPPISFICVPIKDGDRFVGAISIDEPFVDEPTLYADARLLTIIAGSIGQTIRIHHLVQVEKSHWLEENQQLRDNLRTRYQFDNIIGSSPAMLDVLATIGQVAASRATVLLLGETGCGKELIAKAIHYNSPRKDKPLIRVNCGALATSLLESELFGHVKGAFTGAMKDKLGRFEAADGGTLFLDEVGTLETQLQVKLLRVLQEREFERVGDHRSIKVDVRVIAATNLDLEKEVKEGRFREDLYYRLNVVTINLPALRSRREDIPRLIDYFLDRYNKENGRNLRKISGGVLSTLLRYPWPGNVRELENAVERAVVLSQGEEFTEDLLPLQIRLFAHQGRGDSVEDSLEGLASKLASHAIKEHEMREGTPGTIYEVVIGEVERQLIRESLDRHAGVKTRTADYLGINRNTLNKKVRDFGIETAD, from the coding sequence ATGGACAGAGCTGAACAGGAATTGGACATTCTCGAACGCATCAGCCAAATCCTCGGCGATGGCCTGGAGTTAAATCAGGTTTTTCAGCGGGTAATGACGCTGCTCAGCGAGCGATTGAGCGTGCAACATGCCTCGCTGGTGTTATGGGATGAGGCCTCTGACCAATTGCGCATCGTTGCTGCGGTTGGGTTGTCTCCTGAGGAGATAGCCCGCGGGCGTTATGCGCCGGGAGAGGGCGTTACCGGACGGGTCATGCTCACTGGCCAACCGCAGATCATTCCCGATATTTCCCTTGAACCGGGTTTTCTCAACCGCACCGGAAGTCGGGTGATGATGACCGAAGGCGGGGTCAAGGCGGGTGAGGATCGCTGGTGGGGTGAGGAGGGGAAAAAAGATTCGCGGTCGGTGCTTCAGGCCGGCTCGTCCCGGTCGTCATCGACAGCCTTGTCCTCGCGCCAGCCGCCGATCAGTTTCATCTGCGTGCCGATCAAGGATGGCGACCGTTTCGTGGGCGCGATCAGCATTGATGAGCCGTTCGTCGATGAGCCGACGCTCTACGCCGACGCGCGGCTGCTGACGATCATCGCCGGCTCGATCGGTCAGACGATCCGCATTCATCATCTGGTGCAGGTGGAGAAGTCGCATTGGCTGGAGGAAAACCAGCAACTGCGCGACAACCTGCGCACGCGCTACCAGTTCGACAACATCATCGGATCGAGTCCGGCCATGCTCGACGTGCTGGCGACGATCGGCCAGGTCGCCGCCAGCCGCGCGACCGTGCTGCTGCTGGGTGAGACCGGCTGCGGCAAGGAGCTGATCGCCAAGGCCATTCACTACAACAGCCCGCGCAAGGATAAGCCGCTCATCCGCGTCAACTGCGGCGCGCTGGCGACCTCGCTGCTGGAGTCCGAACTCTTCGGCCACGTCAAAGGCGCCTTCACCGGCGCGATGAAGGACAAGCTCGGCCGGTTCGAAGCAGCCGACGGCGGGACGCTCTTCCTCGATGAGGTCGGCACGCTCGAAACGCAGCTCCAGGTCAAGCTGCTCCGCGTGCTCCAGGAGCGCGAGTTTGAGCGCGTGGGCGATCATCGTTCCATCAAGGTCGATGTCCGCGTCATCGCTGCGACCAATCTCGATCTCGAAAAAGAGGTCAAGGAAGGCCGCTTCCGCGAGGACCTGTATTACCGGCTCAATGTCGTGACGATCAACCTGCCCGCCCTGCGCAGCCGGCGCGAGGACATTCCGCGGCTCATCGACTATTTTCTGGACCGCTACAACAAGGAAAACGGGCGAAACCTGCGGAAAATCAGCGGCGGAGTCCTCAGCACGCTGCTGCGCTATCCCTGGCCGGGTAACGTGCGCGAGCTGGAAAACGCGGTGGAACGCGCCGTCGTGCTCAGTCAGGGCGAGGAGTTCACCGAAGATCTGCTGCCCTTGCAGATCCGCCTCTTTGCTCATCAGGGTCGCGGCGATTCCGTGGAAGATTCGCTCGAAGGTCTGGCGTCCAAGCTGGCGTCCCACGCGATCAAGGAGCACGAGATGCGCGAAGGCACGCCGGGAACGATCTACGAAGTGGTCATCGGTGAAGTGGAGAGGCAGCTCATCCGCGAGAGCCTCGACCGGCACGCAGGTGTCAAGACGCGAACTGCCGACTACCTGGGGATCAATCGCAACACGCTCAATAAAAAGGTCCGCGATTTCGGAATCGAAACAGCGGATTGA
- a CDS encoding phage portal protein, with the protein MTVLSSQLLDVLLTEHKTVTLPRLERLWDYYRNPMHTLSEAEIRGRWYSLGQEQGLPRRFQNSERPSDQSPREVVIENDIAWRIHALVDFMFGKGVTIQSTAADATRATIIERFLRDVFDRAGGAQFFQDLALLGAVYGYTDVLVRVSPTGDASRAAEAFSLDLVEAPRAVPLLRCDDYRQLDAYVVHYRRLTHEVESGGLFTRLRRRMVGCEPARRASVTSTEVWTARQVERFEDDDSGKRRLIERSVNALGRIPVVHIQNLPQPFFYDGLSEVEPLIPLQDELNIRLSDRANRVTFQSFKMYLGKGIEGFNDKPVGPGQMWSTENERATIEEFGGDANSPSEESHIAQIREAMDKTSAVTALAAGLIQNRLGNLTSENALRVTMMGLLARTEKKRVTYGAGIQRLCELLLHAADTAGILRNSPDERGIRIDWPSPLPEDSGQRLRDAKLKLDIGIPPRQVLTELGYHDLNPSPESPRPSEASAETPRAEHAS; encoded by the coding sequence ATGACCGTTCTTTCATCTCAACTGCTCGACGTGCTGTTAACGGAGCACAAGACCGTCACGCTGCCGCGGCTGGAGCGGCTGTGGGATTACTACCGCAATCCGATGCACACGCTCTCCGAGGCGGAGATTCGCGGTCGGTGGTACTCGCTGGGTCAGGAGCAGGGATTGCCGCGACGTTTTCAGAACAGCGAGCGGCCAAGTGACCAGTCGCCTCGTGAAGTGGTGATCGAGAACGACATCGCCTGGCGCATTCACGCGCTGGTGGATTTCATGTTCGGCAAAGGGGTGACGATTCAGAGCACCGCGGCTGACGCCACCCGCGCGACGATCATCGAGCGATTCCTGCGCGATGTGTTCGACCGGGCAGGCGGGGCACAATTTTTTCAGGACCTGGCCTTGCTCGGCGCGGTGTACGGCTACACGGATGTGCTGGTGCGCGTCAGCCCGACGGGTGATGCGAGCCGGGCGGCTGAGGCATTCTCACTCGATCTGGTGGAAGCGCCGCGGGCTGTTCCGCTGCTGCGTTGTGATGATTACCGACAGCTCGACGCCTATGTCGTCCACTACCGCCGCCTGACTCACGAGGTCGAATCGGGCGGCTTGTTCACGCGGCTGCGCAGGCGGATGGTCGGCTGCGAGCCGGCTCGTCGCGCCAGCGTCACCAGCACCGAGGTTTGGACGGCCCGACAGGTCGAGCGGTTTGAGGACGACGACTCGGGCAAGCGGCGACTCATCGAACGATCCGTCAACGCGCTGGGCCGCATTCCCGTCGTCCACATTCAGAATCTGCCTCAGCCGTTCTTTTACGACGGGCTGAGCGAGGTCGAGCCGCTCATCCCGTTGCAGGATGAGCTGAACATCCGGCTGTCCGACCGCGCCAACCGCGTGACTTTTCAGAGCTTCAAGATGTACCTGGGCAAAGGCATCGAAGGTTTCAATGATAAGCCCGTCGGTCCCGGCCAGATGTGGTCCACCGAAAACGAACGGGCGACGATCGAGGAGTTCGGCGGAGATGCCAACAGCCCCAGCGAGGAATCGCACATCGCGCAGATCCGTGAGGCGATGGACAAGACCAGTGCCGTCACCGCGCTGGCGGCAGGTCTGATCCAGAACCGTCTGGGCAACCTCACCAGCGAAAACGCGCTGCGCGTCACCATGATGGGCCTGCTGGCGCGGACGGAGAAAAAGCGCGTCACCTACGGCGCGGGAATCCAACGTCTCTGTGAATTGCTCCTGCACGCGGCGGATACGGCAGGCATCCTGCGCAATTCCCCCGACGAACGCGGCATCCGCATCGACTGGCCAAGCCCGCTGCCCGAAGACTCCGGCCAACGCCTCCGCGATGCCAAACTCAAACTCGACATCGGCATCCCGCCACGACAAGTGCTCACCGAACTGGGTTACCACGACCTCAACCCGTCCCCGGAATCTCCCAGACCCTCGGAAGCGTCCGCGGAAACGCCTCGCGCGGAGCACGCCTCGTAA
- a CDS encoding recombinase family protein translates to MHATTETILAVGYARRSTDMQERSIPDQKAFVERWAKEHGYRILRWYVDDAISGTSTRGRDAFEQMIRDAEGGKGGFDAVLCYDISRFSRGGTNETGYYLHRLKMVGVEGVFCAEGIPQGDEGELLQGVKSWQARQYSVKLSRDSIRGQHSTVTIRHSAMGGRAPYGYDRQYQMADGKPLRTIRTLCDGRRQEFDAEGRHMRFIDADVPLGKKLKSDIVRLVPGDPEHIKVVRLIFDMCAKGFGFRSIVIELSRRGIAGPMRSEWNRMAIKTILQNPVYRGALVWNRRTFGKIHAVAADGTPCPKKAGGSTRNSKDRWIVIESVHEPLVSDAVFEKAQREMDRRRDKGGLARPTKRYLLSGLIKCMHCGFNFHGAILKNDAGEIRYYTDGGYRARGISVCRSTHIQAAALDEFVMQRVSAIIPADEKAMAAATQRFITALSAKAAAQDNGTAIEKELAAVNRRIKALVTTLADGDLNDLPEVKQALTEMKRRRETLNARQANTASPAARFTDEQAREWATATLHDLAGALRGKPTSETLRRVIHNCVDRIEIDPEAKRGRLFLPTDTWSLLQLSASRRGTSASSSHS, encoded by the coding sequence ATGCACGCAACAACAGAAACAATCCTGGCGGTGGGTTACGCCCGCCGATCGACGGACATGCAGGAGAGGTCGATCCCCGACCAGAAGGCCTTTGTGGAGCGATGGGCCAAGGAGCATGGATACCGCATCCTGCGCTGGTATGTCGACGATGCGATCAGCGGCACCAGCACACGCGGCCGAGATGCATTCGAACAGATGATCCGCGACGCCGAGGGGGGTAAGGGCGGATTCGATGCGGTGCTCTGCTACGACATCTCTCGCTTTTCGCGCGGCGGCACCAACGAGACCGGCTACTACCTGCACCGCCTCAAGATGGTCGGGGTGGAAGGTGTGTTCTGTGCCGAGGGCATTCCGCAGGGCGATGAGGGCGAACTGCTACAGGGCGTGAAGTCCTGGCAGGCCCGCCAGTACAGCGTGAAGCTGTCGCGGGACAGCATTCGGGGTCAGCACTCGACGGTGACGATCCGGCACAGCGCCATGGGTGGTCGCGCTCCCTATGGCTACGACCGGCAGTATCAGATGGCTGATGGAAAGCCGCTTCGGACCATACGCACGCTGTGCGATGGCCGCCGACAGGAGTTCGATGCCGAAGGCAGGCACATGCGGTTCATCGACGCCGACGTGCCGCTCGGGAAGAAACTAAAATCCGACATTGTTCGGCTCGTGCCCGGCGACCCCGAGCACATCAAGGTCGTCCGGTTGATCTTCGACATGTGTGCCAAGGGATTCGGGTTCCGCTCCATCGTGATCGAGCTAAGCCGACGCGGCATCGCAGGGCCGATGCGATCCGAATGGAACCGCATGGCGATCAAGACGATCCTCCAGAACCCCGTCTACCGCGGCGCATTGGTCTGGAATCGCAGGACGTTTGGGAAGATCCATGCGGTGGCAGCCGACGGGACGCCATGCCCTAAGAAGGCAGGCGGTAGCACCCGCAACTCGAAGGACCGTTGGATCGTAATCGAAAGCGTACACGAGCCGCTGGTCTCCGATGCGGTATTCGAGAAAGCCCAGCGTGAGATGGATCGACGACGCGACAAAGGCGGCCTGGCTCGCCCGACCAAGCGGTATCTTCTTTCCGGCCTGATCAAGTGCATGCACTGTGGGTTCAACTTCCACGGCGCGATCCTAAAGAACGACGCCGGCGAGATTCGCTACTACACCGATGGCGGCTATCGTGCCCGCGGAATCAGCGTTTGTCGTTCAACGCACATCCAGGCGGCGGCATTGGACGAGTTCGTGATGCAGCGAGTTAGCGCCATCATTCCCGCCGACGAGAAGGCGATGGCTGCTGCCACCCAGCGGTTCATAACTGCCCTGTCCGCAAAAGCCGCAGCACAAGACAACGGCACTGCAATCGAGAAGGAGTTGGCGGCGGTCAACCGTCGCATCAAGGCGCTCGTCACCACGCTCGCTGATGGGGATCTGAACGATCTTCCGGAGGTCAAGCAGGCCCTGACGGAGATGAAGCGGCGGCGGGAGACGCTCAATGCTCGGCAGGCGAACACCGCTTCGCCAGCAGCCCGGTTTACCGACGAGCAGGCAAGGGAATGGGCGACCGCGACGCTACATGACCTCGCCGGTGCGCTTCGTGGCAAGCCAACATCTGAAACGCTGCGTCGGGTCATCCACAACTGCGTGGACCGCATCGAGATCGACCCCGAGGCCAAGCGGGGCCGTTTGTTCCTGCCAACCGACACTTGGTCCCTTCTTCAGCTCTCTGCTTCCAGACGGGGAACGAGCGCATCCTCCAGCCACTCGTGA
- a CDS encoding winged helix-turn-helix domain-containing protein: MSKKSTTPKAAKTTKATKPAKAAKAKPATTPAKADKPMSGLDAAAKVLADAKEPMNAKAMVETMLASGLWKTGGKTPQATIYAAIIREIAAKSKDARFKKTDRGLFTVNG, translated from the coding sequence ATGTCGAAGAAGAGCACCACCCCAAAGGCCGCGAAGACCACCAAGGCGACCAAGCCCGCCAAGGCCGCAAAGGCGAAGCCCGCCACCACCCCGGCGAAGGCCGACAAGCCCATGTCCGGCCTCGACGCCGCCGCCAAGGTGCTGGCCGACGCCAAGGAGCCGATGAACGCCAAGGCGATGGTCGAGACCATGCTGGCCAGCGGCCTGTGGAAGACCGGCGGCAAGACGCCGCAGGCCACGATCTACGCCGCGATCATCAGGGAGATCGCCGCCAAGAGTAAGGACGCCCGGTTCAAGAAGACCGACCGGGGCCTGTTCACCGTCAACGGGTAA
- a CDS encoding AAA family ATPase, with protein MVAATDIVREYQDGPDHAAEDRAVEQAYRKAFVEEARRIVRDWAHPPGPLPPPDPEPVSMREILAKPRRDPLAEEEKAGRQRHRLRERFTVYGAGDAGPKTHHLGYRPGHEVPAARMRGRHHAMAYVTMLWHDSDTADLDIFDPRLLCPWLRAVELWAGGPIRRNRIVPPPRPLEVVPLEELGEPMLAPAPVRPWRMPPSPQGNLVTPPSSPPPPPPRIRLTRADQIEIRPPQWLLRGMLERDTFALIFGDPGCGKSFLAIDWACRIATGTPWRGHPVKGGPVVYVAGEGRQGFGRRIQAWSEHHGVSLAGVPLYQVPSVAIPDPTDLVALFTAIDTGIAAVGRPALIVMDTLARCFGGGDENSTQDMSKFVAACDLIRQRYDCTILVVHHAGHGDKSRARGAIALKAALDAEYRLENENGLLLTATKMKDAETPTPVALRLVTVELPDLLDDYENPVTSAAVEVLDADTSAIMSQAKAAMSGKWQKTGLKIAKRLVGEGDDGQASVSDWHKACEAAGMRQSTRYSVLAKLHEQRLINVDGDVISSA; from the coding sequence ATGGTCGCTGCCACAGACATCGTGCGCGAGTATCAGGATGGTCCCGACCATGCCGCCGAGGACCGCGCCGTCGAACAGGCATACCGAAAGGCCTTCGTCGAGGAAGCCCGCCGCATCGTGCGTGACTGGGCGCACCCGCCCGGCCCGCTGCCGCCGCCGGACCCCGAGCCGGTGTCGATGCGGGAGATCCTCGCCAAGCCCCGTCGCGACCCACTGGCCGAGGAAGAGAAGGCCGGTCGGCAGCGCCATCGACTGCGTGAGAGATTCACGGTGTACGGGGCGGGAGACGCCGGACCCAAGACTCATCATCTCGGCTATCGCCCCGGGCACGAGGTGCCCGCGGCCCGCATGCGCGGTCGCCATCACGCGATGGCCTACGTGACGATGTTGTGGCACGACAGCGACACCGCCGACCTGGACATCTTCGACCCCAGGCTGCTGTGCCCCTGGCTGCGGGCGGTGGAGCTGTGGGCCGGCGGGCCGATTCGCCGAAACAGGATCGTGCCGCCGCCGAGACCGTTGGAGGTGGTGCCGTTGGAAGAACTCGGAGAACCCATGCTCGCACCCGCGCCCGTTCGGCCGTGGCGCATGCCGCCATCGCCGCAGGGGAATCTGGTTACACCACCATCGTCACCACCGCCGCCGCCGCCACGGATCAGGCTGACCCGCGCCGACCAGATTGAGATTCGCCCGCCGCAGTGGTTGTTGCGGGGCATGCTCGAACGCGACACGTTCGCGCTGATCTTCGGCGACCCCGGCTGCGGCAAATCCTTCCTGGCCATCGACTGGGCCTGCCGGATCGCCACGGGTACGCCGTGGCGCGGGCACCCCGTCAAGGGCGGCCCGGTCGTCTACGTCGCGGGCGAAGGCCGCCAGGGTTTTGGCAGACGCATCCAGGCTTGGAGCGAGCACCACGGCGTCAGTCTGGCCGGGGTTCCGTTGTACCAGGTCCCATCGGTGGCGATCCCTGATCCGACCGACCTCGTCGCCTTGTTCACCGCCATCGACACCGGCATCGCGGCCGTGGGCAGGCCCGCGCTCATCGTGATGGACACGCTGGCCCGCTGCTTCGGCGGCGGCGACGAGAACTCCACCCAGGACATGAGCAAGTTCGTGGCGGCATGCGACCTGATTCGCCAGCGCTACGACTGCACGATCTTGGTGGTGCATCACGCTGGTCATGGCGACAAGAGTCGTGCGCGCGGTGCCATCGCGCTGAAGGCGGCGCTCGATGCGGAATATCGCTTGGAGAACGAGAATGGCCTGCTGCTCACCGCCACGAAGATGAAGGACGCCGAGACCCCGACGCCCGTGGCATTACGCCTGGTCACGGTGGAATTGCCCGACCTGCTGGATGATTACGAGAACCCGGTGACATCGGCGGCGGTCGAGGTGCTCGATGCCGATACCAGCGCGATCATGTCGCAGGCGAAGGCCGCGATGTCGGGCAAGTGGCAGAAGACGGGGCTGAAGATCGCTAAGCGCCTGGTCGGCGAAGGTGACGATGGGCAGGCCAGCGTTTCGGACTGGCACAAGGCATGTGAAGCCGCCGGGATGCGGCAATCCACCAGGTACAGCGTGCTGGCCAAGCTGCACGAGCAGCGGTTGATCAACGTGGATGGCGACGTCATCAGCAGCGCCTGA